In Anthonomus grandis grandis chromosome 17, icAntGran1.3, whole genome shotgun sequence, the DNA window TTGGAATCAGTATAAAAGgggctaataaaaaaaaatatttttacaaaaaaatatttattggacGCCATCTTGGTTTTTTTGaagccgccattttgaaaacaaaCTATCCCTTGTTGCACCTCATAGGAAAGGAAATTTTACGCTCAAGGAGACAAAACAAAACTCGACggcaagaaaaattttattgttttagttccAATTTTTgcccaccctgtatattatttttaggttttctgtGTGCAGATGTACAGTGAATTTCATAACGATTAAAATGAGCCTAAACACTTTATGGTtatctttaatagtttttgagatataagcGATTTtccgttaaaatatacagggtgagtgaAGTACAATATAGCTTCAAACGCGGATATCTAGCCAAGTATTATAGGTAACTATAGAGTGTTTGGTATTTTTGGAATGAATAGATTGAGTTCTATAATAAGACATTTgtgaacaaaaaatttaatggacgccatcttggattttttttaggGCACCGCCATTTTGAAAAGAAACAATTCTTAATGGCACCTcataaaaagggaaattttaCGCTCAATAAGAAGACCACTGTCGACAGAACTTACTAGAACTCCTCTTATATAAACTCATCGTTGGGCATTTGGTTACGTCCACTTTGACTCCACCTTCCACCTCCcgctcctcctcctcctccacGTTGGAGGTCAAAGGGCTGGTTTTCCTCTGCACGGGCATCTCCCTGATCTCCTTCTCCACGTAAATGGCCGAATTGATGAACTTCCTCACCACCCTTTGATTTTCCCGCGGGAATTCCTCGTCAATGGTCCAGGAGAGGGCGCCGCAGTGGCTCGTGCGCGGACGATTTTCGAGCATTTAACCTTGCGGGTCTGAAATTGTgtaaaaactggaaaaacacCCCGGAAAATAAATTGTGTgcgtgttttttgtttttttttttttggctacaAAAAAAGTGTCTGTCTGTGTGACAAAACGGTGACGTAAGAACCTCTCATATACCTGTGCAGTAAAACAGGTACAATTACTATTATGACGTCATAGTTTAAGTGTGGCAACAGTGGAAGTAATGTGTATTTTAATGGCGCGACCTGTCACTTGTCATTGtgaaatatttaggttaaatcaATCGTAAATAGTGAGtgacttttttttagattaagaGCTTACAAGGCCACATAAGATACTTTAAAGCCGATACGAACCAAGAAATTCccctaattaattattacatatatattaatCGATATGGCAACGTCGCATACAATTTGACATACTGGCGCCAGTGTATGCACTGCGTGCCCCCTGTCACTTGTCAACAATGTCATTGTGGCGTTTTTAGGTTAAGTCAATTTCCGAAATCAAAAATACAGTttagaaaaagttatttaaatacttCTACAAACACAAAAGTAAAACAAAGCACCGATTATGGCCGACGCGAAGCAAGTAAGTTGCACCCCATTCACCCAAACGGTCCGTTCCGGTCGTTTAAACTTGTCAAATTCAGTCATTTAGACACACGTTATAGCACTGTCAGGTTTAGTGAATTATTCTCAAAATTCCCGtgtaaaaatgatgaaaaacaAGTCCGTACAGCTCATAGACAGTGCCATGAGCTGTAGCCCCGAGACCCAAAAGGTTCTTAACCCAATAAACATGGACCCTAAACAGGTCTTGACTAGTTAGAAATGCACACTTTTCCTTTCAGGTACAAGACTACAAAGACACCGTGAAGGTGCAAGCGGAGGAGCTGGTGCTCAAAGGGTTCCCGGAAACTATAGTGAAACTAAACACCCTGCTTGACACCCCGCAGTTTAAAAACCGCTTGTTCACCGAGGTGCACCAGGACCTAAGCATCCCCTATCCGGACCCCATTGTGCTGAATAAAAACTCAGATCTACCGCCCgctaaaaaaaccaaatatgacCACAGTCTCTCCTCGAATGACTCGAGCAAAGAGAGTTCGAAAATGATGGTTTTACCCTCGGGGTCGGTTCCGACCAATAAGAACCTGGTGGAGCTGGTGGAAACTGTCAAGCCACAAATCCGGAAACTGATGGAGGACtcgaatttaatgaaaatgtggATCTCGTTTATGATTCCCAAGATTGAGGACGGTAATAACTTCGGGGTGTCCATACAGGAAGACACTTTAGCCGAGGTGCAATCGGTCGAGGCAGAAGCAGCAGCGTTTTTCGATCAGATTTCCAGATATTTCATATCGAGAGGTGAGTGTACGATGGGGTGAATAGACGAGTGGGTTTGAGGTGTTTCGTTTCCAGGCAAATTGATATCGAAAGTGGCCAAATATCCGCATATCGACGATTACAGGCGCGCGGTCCAGGAACTGGACGAAAAGGAGTACCTCAGTCTCTGGCTGATGTTGTCGGAGATCCGGAATCGATACTGCGCCCTGCACGATATCGTTCTGAAGAATATCGATAAGATTAAGAAGCCGCGGTCGTCGAACGCCACCGAATCTTTGtactaaattttcaataaaaattttttcttcagTTTAAGCGTTTATAGGTTATTATTATACAGAATTCCAGTTTGTAAtacatatatttgttttttttgctagATATGCCTGTTTATTTTTGTGGAGGGGCTGGGGGGGTGGTGCTGGGAAATGTCGATAGTTTTATATAAACGTCGATGTTCATGCCCGTGCCTATATAGTTGTCCAGGCACATAACAttcttttaattgaaaaaattgcaatttttgactttgacgctAAATACctccttaaaaacaaaaacgaccctggatttttatttttttagtcaaaagtgtatttaattttcatttcaaaaatgtataacaacaccccaaaaaataattttttccttcttaaaaaaattaaaaagtgaccagagtcctaaaaaaaaaattaaattttttgactttgaagctCAATATctcctaaaaaacaaaaacgaccctaaatttttatttttttagtcaaaagtgTATTTAATTCTCAATCCAAAAACGTATAACACTaccccaaaaaataattttttccctcttaaaaaaattaaaaagtgaccagagtcctaaaaaaaaaaaattaaattttttgactttgaagccgaatatctcttaaaaaacaaaaacggccctaaatttttatttttttagtcaaaagtgTATTTAATTCTCAATCCAAAAACGTATAACACTAcccgaaaaaataattttttccctcttaaaaaaactaaaaactgaccagagtcctaaaaaaaaaaaattaaattttgactttGAAGCCGAATAtcttctaaaaaacaaaaacgaccctggatttttatttttttagtcaaaagtgtatttaattctcaattcaaaaatgtataacaccaccccaaaaaaaaaatttttccctcttaaaaaaattaaaaagtgaccagagtcctgaaaaaaaaatgtaaattttgactttgaagccaaatatctcttaaaaaacaaaaacgactctggatttttatttttgtagtcaaaagtgtatttaattctcattttaaaaatatataacactaccccaaaaaatcattttttccctcttaaaaaaattaaaaagtgacccgagtcctaaaaaaaaattttacattttttgactttgaaacTCAATAtcttctaaaaaacaaaaaagaccctggatttttatttttgtagtcaAAAGTGTATTTAATTCTCATTCCAAAAATGTATAACATCactccaaaaaataattttttctctcttaaaaaaattaaaaagtgactcgagtcctaaaaaaaaaattacattttttgactttggagcTCAATATctcctaaaaaacaaaaacgaccctggatttttatttttttagtcaaaagtgtatttaattctcaattcaaaaatgtataacaccaccccaaaaaaaaatttttccctcttaaaaaaattaaaaagtgaccagagtcctaaaaaaaaaatgtaaattttgactTTGAAGCCGAATAtctcttaaaaaacaaaaacgaccctagatttttatttttttagtcaaaagtgtatttaattctcaattcaaaaatgtataacaccaccccaaaaaataattttttccctcttaaaaaaattaaaaagtgactCGAGTACCAAAAACTTAACTGTCACGAAATCAATATGACCAACTGTCATTAGTTGCTTGTCAAAACATAACCTCACAATTAGCTTTTGAGACTTTGGTCACTCCCGGAATATCAATCAGCTGATGTTTGCTTACGTTTTCCACGCGCTTATGTTGTTCtcccaaaaaaatgtttaaattcaaCTTTAGTGAACAAGAATCGTCAATAAATCAAGACAGTAAGTTAACCACCTTGATAAAAGAAAATGGGGAAAAACACACGGTCGTTCCTTACAGCCCCTCGGCCCCCTGAGGCCCCTAATCCGACAAAAAGCGAACAATATGTGCCAGAAAAGGACGACAACGACGTAATAAAGGACATTTTCACTAATTGCGAGGAAATCCCTTTAAGTTGCGGCATAAAATACTTTTCCACCGGTCATGTATTGGACATATTGCGCAGCAATGAGGTGAGTGGCGACCCTATAGCAGGTCTAAGTGCTGACGAACAACATTCGGATCTACAAAATGGCGTCTACGAAGGTTGGTGCAATATCGATAATCCGCCATTTTGTTTTACTCGAAACAAAAGACTGTGCAGTAGTAACGGGTTTCTTCTCCTCCGTCCACAGGAGGTTTGAAAGTGTGGGAGTGTACCTTTGACCTCATAAACCACTTAACCGAACTGAAGTTGGACCTGAAAGGGAAAAACGTGCTGGATTTGGGATGCGGTGCCGGTCTCCTTGGGATTTTGAGTTTGCACGTGGGGGCTTTACGTTGTACCTTTCAAGATTACGTACTCGgttcatattaattatttattttgtttacaagGGATTTGATTTTAGAATTTGGAGGTTTTAAAGTATGTAACTGTCCCGAACCTCAAGCTGAATGGTGAGGAGCTTTTGGATAGAAGTGAGTTTTACTCGGGGGATTGGGAGTCATTTTTCAATCAATTGACTCAGAAGTTTGATTTAATTCTCACCTCGGAGACTATTTATAATATCGATTGTTATGAAAAGCTTCACAGTACCTTCGAGAAGCTACTGAAGCCAGACGGAGCAATGTATCCTTCTCCTTTCGTCCAAACAAACCGTTACTCCCTAGAGACTTTCCTTAATAGTTACTTTAATAGATATCTTGCAGCTAAGTCCTACTATTTTGGAGTGGGGGGAGGCATAGCCTTATTCGAAGACTTCTTAAGTAGGAAAAACACTTTTAAGGCCCAAAGGAGTTGGAGTTGCTCCGAGGGACTTAAGAGGGAGATTCTCGAAATTACTTTTAGATAgtttattgtaatataaaatgttcaaaatggagTTTTCAGCTTTTTACTCTCGTTCACTGCCCtaaaatgaaaaacatatttaaaaaaaaaattagggagACGTAGGAAAGTTAACCTCACTTTTGTGAGACAATTCCGGGCATCACTGGGACCCATTTGGCTTCCAGCGGTTCTTCTTTCGTTTCCGGTGGTTCAGGCGATGTGGTTCGTATGTTCCGGATTATCACGGCCGGTTTCGTGGGTCTCATATCCTGCAAATTCGCCTTATTGCACTTCCAAGCGATACACCCATCGGTCGgcactaaaattaataaagcaaaaaataaataaattccagTTTTTATACGGGTCATACTTGCGAGCCGTGGAATTAACGAATTTAACGTCCCCGgagtgaaaaaatgaaaatcctcgACGATTTTCTTGTATCTCTCGCAGCTACAAGTTTCCATTTTGACAACTTTGTTTGACTCGAAAGTTTAAATTTGGCGCCCCTGTGACGTCACAGCAAATGCGAGCACGTCATTGGTCAGGAAGTTCCATGTCTGTCCATTAATAAGCGTCAACTGTCACCAACTGCTTGTCATAACaaaaacataacctcaaaactcgtttttttttacacaatttaaCGCTTTTACTTCAAATTCTTGGCCCCTTATTACAAATAAGGTCAATTTACAAATGCCTCCAAAAAAAGGGGCCGCCAAGCCCTCTAAACCATCCAAATCCGAAGAGTCAGGCGACAAAGGTATAAACCATAACCCCCGTTAATAAGTAAACGAACCATTTTGAGTGCTATTGTCCGGTTTTAGGCAAAGAAAAGAAAGGGGGCACGGCCGTAAAGGTGCGCCACATCTTGTGCGAGAAACAAGGCAAATGCTTGGAGGCCCTGGAAAAACTTAAGGCGGGTCAAAAGTTCCCCGAGGTGGCAGCCGCTTATAGCGAAGACAAGGCGAGATCGGGCGGCGATCTGGGCTGGATGACCAGGGGCTCGATGGTGGGGCCCTTCCAGGAGGCCGCCTTCGCCCTGCCCGTTTCCACCGTCAATAATCCGGTGTACACGGACCCCCCGGTGAAAACAAAGTTCGGTTATCACATTATAATGGTCGAAggcaaaaagtaataaatgatatttaaaaaaaaacattatgtgTGTTTCTGTATGCATTTATTGATGAAGTTACATAAACAATTCCGAGCGGTTTTCTCTGCCCAGTAGGGCCACGGGGCCCTGCTTGATCAGTTCCACGAATATTGCAAGGATTCTCCTCCATTCGTGCATAAAATGATAAttctacaataaaataataaggtcaaaaaacaaacaaacaaatcaaCAAACTTGcctcaatattaaaaaacaaggGCAACATGGACACAGGTAGGGTGCGACCCCTCAGTTCATCTGCGGGGGataatttaatgttattatCCATCAGTTGCAACAACAGCCCCAAAAAGGTCTTGTGTCTGCTGGTCAGGTTGTCCTGGATCAGCCCCAAGATGTCTCCGGCAACCACTTCGGGGCTGATGTTCCCATTGTCATTGTCCAGTGCTAAGGATTGTATGTGTTCGGGTATAAGGGACTTTTTCAAGCGAGTGAGGTAGACGTAGAGGGCATGTGAGGCCTCCAGTCTCCAGCCGGCGTCAAGCATGTTCCTTACAGTGCGCACTGAGCCTAGAATAGGTTTTGTCAAGAATAAGTGGAAATTGTGAGTTTATTACCATTTTCTATGCAGACAACGATTTCATTGACAATCCCTTGATGGGCCAAACCGTCCCCCACTTGCAGCAGCCAGCGGTTGCCCGGAAACCTCACATCTGAAAAGTGGGTTTATGTTAATGAGAATCTAAATTTACCAAAGGGTTTAGTAAGGAGTTCGGCTCACTATCGAGAAATTACTTCTCAGCACCGTAATGATCTCTCTCACTGCCTCCAGGCTGTTTTCCGTTAAAATGTCCTTTTCCGAGCAGCGTAGGCATTGTTTGAATCTGTAAAATGGTGCTTATTTTATACGGTGAATGTGCTTTAAAGTTAAAGAGTTACCCGGACAGTAGGTTCCCCATTAAAATCACACTGGAATTTCGAAACTGTttgacaaattcaaatttacGCGGTCAAGCGACAGCGTACGTCATCGTATTGACAAGTCATACAGGGTTGCCAAcattatctctttttttttactaagaGAGTATTAATGAGAAAGTTCACACACTACAAGACCTATTTTgcaaaagaataataaattttcttaataaaattctaatttattacaaaaatgcgGCATTTTCCGCTAGTCGCCGTCTTAAATTTAGATCCAACGGCAACCTTGTCATTTTCATATGTCAAAATTTGACAGATGTCAATGACAGTTTGACACGAGCCGGTTGTTTGGCTTGTAAGCCAAAATTCATTActttattttgctatttttcatgttttaattCGAATTAGTGATAATCCAAGCaattgtgttcaaaaaatagTGATTTCCTTTTTCCAAGATGGCTTTGGTGTGTGCCAGTAAGTGtttctattatattattatatgcaTGAATAGTTTGTCCCAGCTCCCTTAACCTCTGTGAAATAACATACATTTACATTAAATCCTTTTAATATATGGAAATAAATGGGGTCTATATTAAGCTTATTAGGGCACACATTTATACGCTTTAGCGCtataattatagcaaaaaaacaGTTAGGTAGCTTATAATCTGGAGCCTCGGATTTGAGGTTATGTCAATCCCATTAAACCGAACATTTCAGTTTCCAATGAAGTGCCAGAGCACCCCGTGGTCTCCCCCTCATCTGGGGCCGTATTCGAAAAGCGAATCATCGAAAAGTACATACAAGAAAACGGAGTGGACCCCATAAGTGGCAAGGAACTACACGTAGAAGAGCTAATCGATATAAAAAGTGAGTTTCCACCCGCTGTGCGAGGCACAAAATTTTACACTCTTAACACGTCCTACAGCCCCCCCGATAGTGAAACCGAAACCCCCCAGTGCCACAAGCATTCCGGCCACCCTAAAACTTCTGCAAGACGAATGGGACGCTGTGATGCTCTACAGTTTCACTCAGCGACAGCAGTTGCAGACTGCGAGACAGGAATTGAGCCACGCCCTGTATCAACACGACGCGGCCTGTAGGGTGATCGCGAGGTTAAATAAGGAGGTGACGGCGGCCAGAGAAGCCCTGGCCACCCTGAAACCGCAAGCGGGCGTCACGGTGGTACCGCAACCGGCGGTGGCGGCCGAGCCGTCGGGCGTGGCCGCCCAACCGGTAGAACAGGCCGGAATGAGTGCCGAGGTGATACAGAAGTTACAAGAGAAGGCCACAATATTGACCCAGGAGAGGAAGAAACGAGGCAAAACGGTTCCGGAGGAGTTGGCCACGCATGAGAACATTCGAAGCTTTAAAACCCTCGCCTCCCTTATTGTGAGTGGTTGGGGTTTCGTGCGGggagtgatttttttaatttggatttttcAAGGGTCTCCACTCGGCCAGTATTCCTGGAATTTTGGCTCTGGATGTGCACCGCAGTGACACCAGCAAGGTCCTTACGGGAGGAAACGACAAGAATGCCATAGTGTTCAACAAGGACTCGGAACAAGTGGTGGCCATCTTGAAAGGTCACACCAAGAAGGTCACCAAGGTCATTTACCATAGCAACGAGGATATAGTGTTGACCGCCTCCCCGGATTCTTCTATTAGGGTGTGGCACGTGCCCACCTCCCAGACCACTTTGTTGCTGCGTTGCCACGACGGGCCTGTTACAGGGTTGTCGCTTCATCCCACCGGGGATTATGTACTGAGCACCTCGGAGGATCAGCATTGGGCCTTTTCGGATATTAACACTGGACGGTTGCTTACTAAAGGTAAGAGTggtttattgtattattttttttttatttaataaattagttgTTTTTGCTATGTCTTTTAGGGTTTTAGCCTATTTTCGAGTATTGCagaaattgtacaaaatttagtacaattttaaaaaacactcattattacagtattttatttttccagtatttttttccgaattttgttacaccttgtatcaaaaaattaacttactTCCAGGGATTGTACAAAATTTAGTAcaaattcaaagtttatatgtttttaattaagtttttgagtttttttcccatatttccaatttatttctttaaattgtacAATATTTTTACAAAGCAATGTACTTACTTCCAAGAATTGtacaattacaaaaattaaatgttatagATTCTAATCAAAGATTTTGCTTCTCAGTGTTTTTTCCCAATATGCATTTCTTAAATGCATAATATCCTGTaggtacaaaattattaactcaCTCCCACGgattataaaaattgtacaaaattaacaacaattaaaaaaaaaattaacattttcaattaatttctaatattttagcgtttttcaattttttttctaattgtacAAAATCTTGTACAATACATTTATCGGccaataattgttcaaaattgagtacaatttcaaattttatatgattttgattattttatcgtttttgagtttttttcccATATTTCCATTAATTGTACAACATCTTGTACAAAACAATTCATTTATCTCCAAGGAttgtaaaaattgtacaaaatttagcatggttaaaaaaaaaagttttttttttaatttctgtttatttctttaaattgtacaattttttcaCAAAGTAATTAACCTACTTCCAagaattgtacaaatttttgtacaattaaaaacaataaatgttaTAGATtctaatcaaatttttttgctTCTTAGCGTTTTTTCACAAATATATCCTGTACAAAATTGTTAACTTACTCCCacaaattgtacaaaattagcaacaattaaaaaaaaattaacgttttcaattaatttctcatattttagcatttttcgaatttttttctaattgtacAAAATCTTGTACAATACATTTAACGGCtaataattgtacaaatttgagtacaattttaaaaaaaataatttttgggtatttttttttgtttttaatattttctattaatatttcttaattgtACAACATCCTATACAATCCTTCCAAGGCTTTTAAATCTATACAAACtttaatacaattataaaaaaaccaaatttaatacctacaattatttttttttgtttaatttcccATATTTCCTAATTGtacaaaatcttgtacaaatctACTTTTTCAGTATCGGACAATACGAACGTGCCGTTGACCACCGCCCAACTGCACCCCGACGGTTTGATCTTCGGCACCGGCACCGCCGACTCGCAAGTGAAAATTTGGGACTTGAAGGAGCAGAGCAACGTTGCCAACTTTACCGGTCACTCGGGTGCGATAACGACGATCTCGTTCTCGGAAAACGGTTACTACTTGGCAACGGCGGCAGACGACGCCTGCGTGAAACTGTGGGACTTACGGAAGCTGAAGAATTTCAAAACGTTACAACTGGACGAGGGCTATCAGATCAGGGATTTGTGTTTCGATCAGAGCGGCACGTATTTAGCGGTCGCCGGTACCGACGTCAGGTATgtccaattttttaataattgtacaaTTTTCGTTTTTTGCACCGTTTACAGTAATTGtacaactttttaataattgtacaatttttcaataattgtacaatttttgttttttgcacCGTTTATattaattgtacaatttttcatcaattgtacaattttccaataattgtacaattttttttttagggtcTACTTATGTAAACAGTGGCAAGAGTTGAAGGTGTTTAACGATCATACGGCTGCAGCGACCGGAGTGAGATTTGGCAAACACGCGCGATTCATCGCCTCCACCTCGATGGACCGGACTTTGAAATTGTACGGACTCgattaattgttttttgtttttgtacatTTAAGTTCCAGTTTGACGAGTTAATTAAGTTCTTTTAGTATATTAGTGATTTAAtgatatataaagaaaaatatgatagAAGGGGCTAGGTAGTCACTTGTTTTGTCGTATATGTAACCTCGGAAATTCTatgtaataaaatgataatttaatattaaaacggttgttttatttcactttgttgaaaattgtacaaaattttgtacaattgattttttttactgcaaGAGGAACTTTTTTGAACGTGAATTTATGAACACTAATGGTATTATAAAATGGTGAATGCACCAGGCAAACTTTCAATTTACTATAACTTTTAAACGTCTTAgtcgattttaataattcttcttttattgGAAAGCTAACAGTCCTGGGGTCATTTTAACATACATTTATTATAGAGGGCGAGTTTAAATATAGCTTATTTAACGCTTAATAATGTTATAGTCTGTATAACTTccttaatatgattttttcgGTGAAAACTCTAGAGAGCAAAAAGATAGAGCAtaagattttctacaaaaaactgttaataacattttttctatttccaATAGGTTTTGATATAATTGCCGTTTTATAAAATGGCGAATGCGCCGGACTCACGGTTAACCTGCTTTAAACCGCCATAATTATTGAACAAATCAACCAATCGTgatgattctttttttattcaatagtCAATAGTCTTGTTatcattttcatatatttttcttacagggGGCGAgtttaaatataactttattaACGCTTTTTTACCTTATAGTCTTTATATCTAtcttaatatgatttttttgctaaaaactgTAGAGGATAAATAGAAAGAGTTTCCAATTTTCTATAAGAAACCATCaacagttattttaaattttcaatagattttgaaatatttgctgCTTTATAAAATGGTGGATGCGCCGGGCCTAGTTTTGACACATTTAAACCACGATAACTCTTAAATAAATCAATCGATTGTAACGgttctttttttgttcaaaagCCAACAGTCCTGTGGtcttttttaggtattttttttatccaaCGCAAGTTTAGTTATTACTAATTTAGTGCTTATTTGTCTTCTAGGCCCTATAACTtccttattataatttttccgTTGAAAACCCTAGAGAGCAAAAAGATAGAGCAtaaaattttctacaaaaaactatttaaaaaaaaaaatatattttcaatagaTATTGACATAATTGTCGTTTTATATTATGGCGAATGCGCCGGGCACAGCCTTGAACAACTTAAAATCGCAATAACTTTCGAACGAATTAACCGATTATAATGAttctttttttgtaagaaaGCTCATAGATTAACGAATATATATTAAACGTAATAAAACAacattaagtattaaaaaaagtgtttattcATGACCGAAAAAAACAACTGAAAAATGCTCTTGTGTAGTGGTCTTCGTTTTGacgaattattaaaaaaaaaaatataaaacatgtataaaagaaaaacaaaacaagagTCAGTCTTAAAAATgaaacaattgaaaaaaacaaacgCTTAGTTCTCCTCGACTTCGCCCTCTTGATCTTCGTCAAACTCCGCCTCCTCGTCAGCGGTCGCTTCTTGATACTGCTGATACTCGGCCACTAGATCGTTCATGTTCGACTCGGCTTCGGTGAATTCCATTTCATCCATACCTACATATAAAAGTGTCATTTTGGATAATTAAGACGTTAAACAAGACCTACCTTCTCCGGTGTACCAGTGCAAGAAAGCCTTACGTCTGAACATGGCGGTGAATTGTTCGGAAATACGTTTGAACAATTCCTGAATGGCCGTCGAGTTTCCGATGAAGGTGGCGGACATTTTAAGACCCCTGGGGGGGATGTCGCACACCGCCGTTTTCACGTTATTCGGGATCCATTCGACGAAGTAGCTGCTGTTCTTGTTTTGGATGTTCAACATTTGTTCGTCCACTTCTTTCATGGACATGCGGCCTAAAAAACAATTGAAGTTGTCCTCTGACCCCTAACTAAACCAAGCTGGTAATAAGGAATGTTATACATATGGGTGGCGCCATCTAGTTTCAGATAGGAACACGGGTTTCCGTAATGTCGTCGGTAATTCAGAGTTCTGTAATGTCTGTCACAAACGTCAGTCTTATAAGATGTTAAATATTATCC includes these proteins:
- the LOC126746187 gene encoding proteasome activator complex subunit 3 isoform X2, with amino-acid sequence MADAKQVQDYKDTVKVQAEELVLKGFPETIVKLNTLLDTPQFKNRLFTEVHQDLSIPYPDPIVLNKNSDLPPAKKTKYDHSLSSNDSSKESSKMMVLPSGSVPTNKNLVELVETVKPQIRKLMEDSNLMKMWISFMIPKIEDGNNFGVSIQEDTLAEVQSVEAEAAAFFDQISRYFISRGKLISKVAKYPHIDDYRRAVQELDEKEYLSLWLMLSEIRNRYCALHDIVLKNIDKIKKPRSSNATESLY
- the LOC126746187 gene encoding proteasome activator complex subunit 3 isoform X1; the protein is MMKNKSVQLIDSAMSCSPETQKVQDYKDTVKVQAEELVLKGFPETIVKLNTLLDTPQFKNRLFTEVHQDLSIPYPDPIVLNKNSDLPPAKKTKYDHSLSSNDSSKESSKMMVLPSGSVPTNKNLVELVETVKPQIRKLMEDSNLMKMWISFMIPKIEDGNNFGVSIQEDTLAEVQSVEAEAAAFFDQISRYFISRGKLISKVAKYPHIDDYRRAVQELDEKEYLSLWLMLSEIRNRYCALHDIVLKNIDKIKKPRSSNATESLY
- the LOC126746384 gene encoding histidine protein methyltransferase 1 homolog isoform X1; this translates as MFKFNFSEQESSINQDTPRPPEAPNPTKSEQYVPEKDDNDVIKDIFTNCEEIPLSCGIKYFSTGHVLDILRSNEVSGDPIAGLSADEQHSDLQNGVYEGGLKVWECTFDLINHLTELKLDLKGKNVLDLGCGAGLLGILSLHVGALRCTFQDYNLEVLKYVTVPNLKLNGEELLDRSEFYSGDWESFFNQLTQKFDLILTSETIYNIDCYEKLHSTFEKLLKPDGAMYPSPFVQTNRYSLETFLNSYFNRYLAAKSYYFGVGGGIALFEDFLSRKNTFKAQRSWSCSEGLKREILEITFR
- the LOC126746384 gene encoding histidine protein methyltransferase 1 homolog isoform X2; the protein is MFKFNFSEQESSINQDTPRPPEAPNPTKSEQYVPEKDDNDVIKDIFTNCEEIPLSCGIKYFSTGHVLDILRSNEVSGDPIAGLSADEQHSDLQNGVYEGGLKVWECTFDLINHLTELKLDLKGKNVLDLGCGAGLLGILSLHVGALRCTFQDYNLEVLKYVTVPNLKLNGEELLDRSEFYSGDWESFFNQLTQKFDLILTSETIYNIDCYEKLHSTFEKLLKPDGAIYLAAKSYYFGVGGGIALFEDFLSRKNTFKAQRSWSCSEGLKREILEITFR
- the LOC126746387 gene encoding uncharacterized protein LOC126746387, which codes for METCSCERYKKIVEDFHFFTPGTLNSLIPRLAMPTDGCIAWKCNKANLQDMRPTKPAVIIRNIRTTSPEPPETKEEPLEAKWVPVMPGIVSQKAVNESKKLKTPF
- the LOC126746386 gene encoding peptidyl-prolyl cis-trans isomerase NIMA-interacting 4 — translated: MPPKKGAAKPSKPSKSEESGDKGKEKKGGTAVKVRHILCEKQGKCLEALEKLKAGQKFPEVAAAYSEDKARSGGDLGWMTRGSMVGPFQEAAFALPVSTVNNPVYTDPPVKTKFGYHIIMVEGKK
- the LOC126746385 gene encoding uncharacterized protein LOC126746385, translated to MGNLLSGFKQCLRCSEKDILTENSLEAVREIITVLRNVRFPGNRWLLQVGDGLAHQGIVNEIVVCIENGSVRTVRNMLDAGWRLEASHALYVYLTRLKKSLIPEHIQSLALDNDNGNISPEVVAGDILGLIQDNLTSRHKTFLGLLLQLMDNNIKLSPADELRGRTLPVSMLPLFFNIENYHFMHEWRRILAIFVELIKQGPVALLGRENRSELFM